The sequence aaacagagataaattacaaaaaaaacaatatgtaaaagaaaaatgattcaCAAATATAGTACAATGGAACAAGTAAGGTTAATGCAGAAAATGACAAGTGGCAAGAATTGaccaaaaatgtgtgtgtcaaagaGTGTGAATTGGGATGGGTTCACTAGTATATAGGTTAAAATAGTTTGCAAATACATAATGTTATGTCAGTCTGCCTGGCCGAAGTATCTAGGCTCAATTGgcgtattttattttgaaagcaagACCGGAATCAACGTCCGAAAGTGTGAGGCATCCATAGGAGGCATCACGCGAGAACAAAAACAGCGATAGCGggaaatgtagttaaacaaatTACCCAAAATGCAACAGTAGTGCGACACGGGAATACCAGGCGGGGAATAGGAAAACACCATGCGATAATTAATCCTGCGATATTTGACAGCTttacaaatctaaaaaaaaaaggtagaagTGCGAAACAGCCAAAGAGCTCCGGATTTAACGTATTTggaaaagttgaaatttttgtatttttaaggaAAGGCAAAACCGCGAATTTGGCCCTCACGCGGGTGTCttacaaagctagctagctagcgtgcATTAACCGGGATGCTGGGTTGCTAGCTGAGTGTTTTAATAACTGGCTAAAGTCCAAATCGCCAGTTAGTGTTAAATGTTTGCCTCTTAAGGCAACATGTCTGGCTTTAACTTTGGATCAGGGACTCTTGGTTCTACCAACACTGGTGGAGGATTCGCATTTGGGGCAGCAACCAGGTAACGTAGCTAGCGAAGGACATATTTCAAATAGCCGACttggctagctaacgttagcatagtTAACATGAAGTTAGTAGGTGTCAAAACGTGCATGCTTTTCTAACATTACCTGAGTATGCCAACCTTATGAGATCGTTAAAGGTAACGCAACATATATTAGCGAAGAccactagctaacgttaatgtgtGAGCGAGTATTGTTTGTGTAACGTTAACGCTAAcaatctagctagctaacgaGAGCATGTGTTAATGAGTATTTTAAATTACGTTCTGTATGTTGTGTAATTAACGTTACTTGTAGCTAGTCTTGAAAAGCAAAGCAAATATGGCGTGACATACTCAGCAGAAGGAACTGTGACAACTGTTACGTTGATCCACGGAATTTAACTCTGCGAGTTGTCCTGATAATCTGTTGTCTGGACATGTAACAAGTAAACGTGTAACGTTAAGAGTTGGGGGCATGtccttacatttttttctattatatTTCTGTTAAGTAGTTCTACCAAAttctattattaaaaaaaaaaaaaaaaaaaaacgttgaaaaactGACGATGACAGATTATCCCTAGTTTGCCACTTGCCTGTGGTATCTTGAAAGGGCTGTTATGTAACTGAATTTACTGCTTTTGGCCTCATTAGTGCACCTGTGGCCAATGCTGGAGGCTTCTCTATCGGGACTGCTCTGGGTACAGCAGCCGCAAGCCTTGCCACCTCCACCAGTACCACCCCATCTCTTGGTCTCGGAGGAAGTCTCTTTGCTCAGAAACCAACTGGAGGTTTTTCTTTCAACACACCTGCCTCAAGTAATAATGTCatacatattaaaaaacaaaccccacggcAAATAGTGAAATAAATTTCTGTGTCTGCCAGCTGCAGCCATAGGCTTATACCTTGTCTTGTGTTGTGATGTTCTCTTTTAGGCGCTGCGGCTCCCACTGCAGGCCTTACATTAGGTATGCttgtgttaatgttttatttatttttaagtaaagTCTTGGAAAGTAAATATAATAGGTAATAACCTTGATTTCTACATATACATTTTCAGGTGCCCCATCTACTACAGCTGCGTCCACTGGCTTCAGCTTGGCCTTTAACAAGCCCACCGCCTCAGCAACACCCTTCTCCCTCACCACTACTTCCATTTCCTCATCAGCCCCTGCAGGAGCAGGTTTATCATTTGGCTCTGTCCTGACATCCATGGCTCCACAGCAGCCTGCATCGGCAGGCTTCAGCCTTGGTCTTGGTGGCACAACAACCACCACAGCTGCAACCTCAACAGGTCCATCACTGGGCGGGAGTCTCTTCGCCAACACTTTGTCTGCAGGTGAGATGCACACAAGCAACCTGAGTTTGTGTTCGGACATGGGGCTGAGAGCACAGCATAGTGGCAAAACATatgattttatataaaagcaAGAATGTTATGCAAAGTCAATAAAATTTTGTAATTTCTCTAAATGAACTaatcacaattgtttttttttttgtagtttaggTCAGTGGGAGAGCAATGTAATGGTGACCTTTACACAGCGCTATGACAAGTAATTTTCAATGAGGAAATTAGTGTTTTAAATTGTAACAGCTGCAGTGGTTTTGATTGTGACTCAACACAGGACAATTTCAGAAGTAGTTCTCAATCTTTACAATTTTGCGTAGGGTTATAACCCatatttttactttgtgttGCAGGTTTGGGTCAGACCACTCTTGGACTAGGCGGCGGGTTAACGTTGGGTTCTCTGTTAGCTGCCTCCACAGCAGTATCAGCGGCCCCTGCCCCCAGTATTGGCCTGGGTGGAGTCGACTTCAGTACTTCCTCTGAGAGTAAGAGCGACACTTCATCTGGAGCCAACGCACAGTAAGTCCTGCTGACCAGTATGCATCGTTCTCCACTAATTTGAAATCCAAGAACTGTCCAGACCTGTACATGCTATAATGTAAAATAGTGTATATAACTGTTTACTGAGAGGCATTCTGTGGCTTTGTACCCTGTTCATGTGTACCTTATTAGAGTTGCaacgattaattgattagttgtcaacttttaaattgacaactattttaataatcaattagttggtttgagtaatttttttaagacaaaacaagacatttgaagatgtcatcttgggcttttaggaaacactgatccacatttttcaccattttgacattttctagaccaaacaactaatcaatttaATCGAGAAAATTATCAACAGATTAATAGACTTtgaataatcgttagttgcagccctatacCTGATCCGCATGTGCTATTCAGTTTGTTGTAATGATGAAAAacactctttttctctctcagggACAGTAAAGCTCTGAAAGACGAGAACCTGCCCCCAGTTATTTGTCAGGATGTCGAGAATTTCCAGtaagtgtatttgtatgtgtatatattgtcaCAGGATTTGATTCAGTGACCATTAGGTCACAAGCCTGAACACATTGCTTGGTAGAATTGTGTCATATTTGTTTGAAGATGCAAATGTTAACCCGTTTTATCAGTTGTTATTGTTCCAAATGAGTCATAAAGCTATGACTTCTACTTAGTAGGTGGAGTGTGGCAATGTTAGGGGGTAATGTTGGGTACCAAATTCACTACCTTTTAGGCACGGATCGAAAAATGCtgtgtcattcaatacccaatttcaatatcTAAGGATTACTTCAGCGTCAGGGAGCCAAAAAGCCTGCAAATTGGCTGCATCAGAGATTATTGTTTTGCTGGTGCTATGTGGTTGCTTGACGTTTCAGTGAGGGTGCTCTGAAATTTAGTTTTCCTTGACATTGCGTAGACCTCTATAGATAAGTCCTCACCCACAATGGCCTTGCTGTGCGATCCCCTGGTCTAATGTCATTTACATCCGTGTAACTTTAGGCATCCTCAGCAGCAATCACGGCCTTGGTCAGGTCATCTTCCTCCGGCCACTTTTCTTTGTCCCGGTGATGACCGGTTCCCCATATCTCTGtctcatttacagtttttttgatgAAGTCTTCACACTTTGACGTTccggtgaaaaaaaaaaagtcccattaCTAACATTACACTCACTTTGCTAATTCTAACGGCTCCAAATATTCTCTTGCTCTTTTTCTACTCTGTGAATATGTTATGCGGCAGTAAGGTCAAAAGTTTGAAATGTGCTGCACACATTGGTTGAACAGTATCCCGTTTTTGCTTCATGCTTTTATTCTAAAAATAAtcgtttttttattaatatataatgtttaaatctttattatagtattattaacacattaacaaaaatagttttaattaATAAACCACAGCAGTTCCTTGGGGGTGCTATCAGAATCCTAGTGGTAGTTACAGCACCCCCAAAAGCCCCTTTCTGGCGGCGGTGgaattaaaatgcaaaacaattagTACTGGTACCCGTCCATTGACAATGTAttgctgtaaaacatttttCGTTTagttatttccctttttctttcttattttttatagAAAATTTGTGAAAGACCAGAAACAGGTTCAGGAAGACATCAGCAGGATGTCATCTAAGGCCATTTCCAAAGTCCAAGATGACATCAAGAGCCTCAAACAGCTCCTCTCTGTCAGTGCCAGCGGTCTGCAGCGCCAAGCCCTGGCCATCGACAAGCTAAAGCTGGAGACAGCGCAGGTAAAAACAGTACATCTACGTACAAAAACCTAAGTGTGAAGTTATGTGTTAGCTCAACTTTTGGTCCTGATGCACACTTTCTATATAGTCATAGATCCATTGTCAGTATGAGCATGCATTACAATCAACACTTCCTTAATTAAGTCAAGAAATACACATAGCAACAGATTATATGTACCTACTGTTGTCCATTTTAATCACAAACTACATATATAATTCACAATAAAATGTCCCAGTTCTATACCAAGATGGATAAGTGGTATTTTTCTCTAAGGTCTAGCTATAGATCAATTTAGCTCTTGCAAATGGGACTTTAAATGGGGAGGGACAGAATTGTCTAGATTTCTGACTGTATTGTTTCTGAAAATATTCTCCAAAAAAAGATGGCATCCTGAaggaatatatacagtatatagaataatattaaaaatcagtcttttttttcttcccccttttcctttttctcaagGAGCTGAAAAATGCTGACATAGCACTGCGTACACAAAAGACTCCCCCTGGACTTCAGCATGAGAACACTGCTCCATCAGAGTAAGTAAGCCACCACGTGTGACAAGTAATTTAAAAGGAGATGTGCAGTAGCAGTGGACAAAGATGGAAATATGTGTACATTTTCTGTGTGTAGTTATTTCCGTGGCCTGGTAGAGCAGTTTGAGGTGCAGTTGCAGCAGTACCGCCAGCAGATAGAAGAACTGGAGAACCACCTGACAACGCAGAGCAGTGGCACCCACATCACTCCTCAGGGTAAGAGGGTATTTGTCTGACTTTCAACACAACCCAGGAAAGTAGGTAAATGTGTCTTGTCATCTCCATGTATCAATTAATATATTTTCTATTAACATTAAAGCTGATGACTGTGGAACGTGAAAAATGTTGCTCACAGTGACAAACCGCAAATTACTGATCTGTTTAGtcatttcagtttatttaaagaGATTTCTACGTATTCTAGAttattagaagaagaagaaaagaatggCAAAATACTAAAATTGAAACCTGAATACCTACCCATCTATCAAATGTCAGAATAGTATGTTTTTTGGGGTCCAGACCTACTTATTACATTAGCAGGACTGGAGCACTGCATTGAAATGAAAGCAGTGTAACAAGTGTAAACAAATATGTTGTCCCTAATCCCTGAATAATTGTGATTTATcgttttggccataatcatacAGCCCTAccgtcaacttttttttttaactcacctCAAATTTGTTGTCAGGTTATgattttgtgtatgtttttgtttccagACCTGACATTGGCCATGCAGAAGTTGTACCAGACGTTTGTTGCGCTGGCTGCCCAGCTCCAGTCTGTTAATGAGAATGTCAAGGTCAGTTCTTTGCTTTCAGCTTTGTTTGACAATTATTAAATATTCTTATCAActttcaaaacattgttttgaaaatgtgtttattgtttaaTGGTGTGTTCACACTCGCTgcgttacacacacaaaaatgttactCTAGccatataattcaatgtgagtaaacacaaatgttgaaatgacatcaAATGCCCGTTCCTTGTAGGCGTGATAAATTCGCCTGAAGCTAATGtttacctgttcaggaggaaattatcCAACTCGGCGTCCTTTCGGGCTCTAAGcggtctccatctttcaaatacatctccaatatttacttggggtttgttacgtctctggtcacTCAGGCCAGGTTTCTTTTAGGTCGAGTAGAATCTATCTCCGTTGATCccctttgtttgtttgctgcatTCATGGTTGTACTAATGTTACATCTGTAGCGCACTGGGTTTACATGTTCACAGGTATATCTGGCAGctcggcctggctgtcaaattgggcagttgataacacacaggctaaaacacaaacagacattccaacatgaaatggaaatgtcaaaaggagaaaatactggctgtcagaaaagatagtatttcaacttagcataCTTCCTTATTAGCTGATGACTCATTGGGatcatttttagatttattacagtaaacatatttttatattggACTTTTTTAAGGTTAAGTTGTTAATACAACATTTGGGCTCAGGGTAATCAGGGTATTTTATCTGCTGAACCAAAAAAATTGTGACAAACCAACCAGATTTAATTGACAAAGCACATCATGAGCTAGACTTCATCTGTATCATCTTCtagtttgtttagttttttctttttaagttatTTGCTAATTTTGTAGTCATTTGTTTCAATAGTTAGTTAATACACCTTTTGATTTACTAGTTTATGTGGGACACACTGAAGGCGGTAAAAATTCAGCAGTGTGCTCCTTCAGATATGTTATGAATCCAGACACGATTTTGTGACGTATCTGATAGAAAGCCGCAATAGTGGTTATTTATCCCGTGGCTTATGACGGAAAGAAATGTTGGTGAATACAGCTCTGCACTGGCGTAAGTAAGCCCAATGACCTTGCGATCAAACTCGCGCAAATAATTCAACACACAACTATCGGCCAATGTGAACCCAACACAAGGCTCTGTGATCAGCATTTattaaacatatatataataatagtgTAATAATTTCATAtgttaaaacttaaaaatgatGCCCACATTGTCCAGATTCTAAACAAATTGTAAATACGATGTGTGAACAATATGTTAATTCCAttcctttctttgtctttccctTTGTATGCGTCTGATATCATAGATCTTGAAGCACCAGTACCTTTCCTACCGTCGGTCTTTCCTGGAAGACTCAACGGACGTCTTTGAGTCCAAACGGGTATCTAACAGGAAGTGGCAGAGTACGCCGCGAGTCACAACTGGGCCTGCCCCATTCTCCAGTGTGCCCAACGCTGCAGCGGTTGCCATGGCAGCCACGTTGACCCAGCAACAACAGCCTACTCCAGGTCTGACTGCCTACAAGTTCTAGAAAGTTTTTCCTCTTCtcacctttaaaataaataaaggagggagagaaatgtTTTGGAGAGGACAGGATAAgtaccttttttaaaatgagGCAATCGTGGGAGTGGAAAGGTCAATAGGAGAAGGAGAGGATGATTTgaagtaataaaaacaaaaagccttAGCTGGTGCCAAGCTATTGTCTGTACTTTCTCTAAAGAAAGAACGGCTAAAGAGAGACTGGGAAAGGCAGAGATAAGAAATCTGTTGCTAAACTCCGAAAGGAAACCTTTGTGCTGCCTTACCATCTTGTCATACAGAATGTCATACAAACACTTAAGTAATACTAGGTATACAATAACCTACTTCACCTAATTACTCTCCGTGCCCTATGTTAGAGCAGGTACATGAGGCCGACATTGAAGAAATGTTGTAATGTGAGAGAGTCCAGCTATCTCAATTTTACTCACTTGAATCTTGAAGTTATTATTAGAGCTTGTACATTTCATACGAGTTAGgactctgtttttttatttaatggatGCTTGAAATGAGCCTACTCAGTGAATGTTATGTGATGGGGTTAGAAGCATTGGACACTTGCTGTGGAATTACTTGGCAAACATGCTTtgaattactattattattgttattcagagttcttttttttattataagatTGTGTCTTGGTGGTCAAGTATAAGTATCAAGTATTAATGTATTATAATGTAGCTCCTACTCTTTTCAGTCCAACTGTTAAGGAGTCTCTTCGATGTAGGGTAGCTCCAATTCATTTTTCACTTCACTAAAAATTCAGGAatgttgaacattttaaagAACAACTTCTAAAAAGATTGTATCACCATTGTTTATTGACACATGGAGCTTCTCTTGTTTAGGGTCTTTCCGATAGTAGGCCCAGTTTAGGCTACAGCCCATTTTAAGGCAACCGCACTCTAAATAAGGCCTAAATCAACTtgtattcaaaaaaagaaagttctatttaaaaaatgttatattcCTTAAATGTTAACCAATATACCACTTGTGAAATTCTTTCCATATTCTACAAGTAAAATCTTAAATATTTCTAAAGGTTGTTCTACCattgacacaaacacagattggCGTCAATGGTGTATTAAGACTAGTGTCCATGATGGTTGTTGCCACATCTCAGAGGTGTTAAACAAATGTTCAGCCATTTTTGTAGGCTTTGTTTTGTAGGCCATTTTATTGGCAAATCAGGGCACTCACTTATTAGGAACAAACAAACTAAGCTACTTTTATATTGGCATGtttctgctgtgtttttctttctttcatattGTAGTAAAGACATAAATCCAAAGTTTAAAAGCAATATTTTAATTGGATGGGGTTGGGCAGCATTGTTTGAAAATTCTCACATGGCAAATCGTAGAACCTTCAGCTCAAGTCTGGCTTCATTTGCAAATTTCTGCTGCCTCCTTTTCCAGAAAAATCAGCAGATCTGTCATCAGATGTACTCGTCACCAATTGTTACCCAGACAATCAATGTGGCTTATTTTTCAGTGTTAGAATATTGGAACATTCAAATACCTTAGGTCGCTTAGCAGGACATGCAGTAGCTATTTTGAATAAGCATCTAGCCTTTTTAAAGTATGTGCCAAGTAGGAAAAGGAATGTTTTACAATCCATTTCCTAACCCTAATTTGCAGATAAAAGCCCTTCATAATCAAGCCCTGTTGCCACAGTAGGTCAAATCCATGTGTAGTTGCACACGACCTTGGTGCCTGCTGAAGATTTGTGTGTTGCTTTCCATTATTTCATATAAAGCCAAATCAATTCCTGATCATTTTGTTTGATcatttgtttatattatttgtaaattatttattataaggTATAGCTTTGCAAGTCTGGTAACCCCAGAGTTGGGTACTAGGTTACAagattgcatttttttattttaatgtgaatGATAATATTCAGCAAAGTTCCCATCCCTCTTTCCAATTAGTGGTTATTTAGTAGACTTT is a genomic window of Etheostoma spectabile isolate EspeVRDwgs_2016 chromosome 22, UIUC_Espe_1.0, whole genome shotgun sequence containing:
- the nup58 gene encoding nucleoporin p58/p45 isoform X3, with protein sequence MSGFNFGSGTLGSTNTGGGFAFGAATSAPVANAGGFSIGTALGTAAASLATSTSTTPSLGLGGSLFAQKPTGGFSFNTPASSAAAPTAGLTLGAPSTTAASTGFSLAFNKPTASATPFSLTTTSISSSAPAGAGLSFGSVLTSMAPQQPASAGFSLGLGGTTTTTAATSTGPSLGGSLFANTLSAGLGQTTLGLGGGLTLGSLLAASTAVSAAPAPSIGLGGVDFSTSSESKSDTSSGANAQDSKALKDENLPPVICQDVENFQKFVKDQKQVQEDISRMSSKAISKVQDDIKSLKQLLSVSASGLQRQALAIDKLKLETAQELKNADIALRTQKTPPGLQHENTAPSDYFRGLVEQFEVQLQQYRQQIEELENHLTTQSSGTHITPQDLTLAMQKLYQTFVALAAQLQSVNENVKILKHQYLSYRRSFLEDSTDVFESKRVSNRKWQSTPRVTTGPAPFSSVPNAAAVAMAATLTQQQQPTPGFGSSSSTGFNFSSNPGINPSAGLTFGVSNPAAAGFGAAPLLQLKKPPAGNKRGKR
- the nup58 gene encoding nucleoporin p58/p45 isoform X1 — encoded protein: MSGFNFGSGTLGSTNTGGGFAFGAATSAPVANAGGFSIGTALGTAAASLATSTSTTPSLGLGGSLFAQKPTGGFSFNTPASSAAAPTAGLTLGAPSTTAASTGFSLAFNKPTASATPFSLTTTSISSSAPAGAGLSFGSVLTSMAPQQPASAGFSLGLGGTTTTTAATSTGPSLGGSLFANTLSAGLGQTTLGLGGGLTLGSLLAASTAVSAAPAPSIGLGGVDFSTSSESKSDTSSGANAQDSKALKDENLPPVICQDVENFQKFVKDQKQVQEDISRMSSKAISKVQDDIKSLKQLLSVSASGLQRQALAIDKLKLETAQELKNADIALRTQKTPPGLQHENTAPSDYFRGLVEQFEVQLQQYRQQIEELENHLTTQSSGTHITPQDLTLAMQKLYQTFVALAAQLQSVNENVKILKHQYLSYRRSFLEDSTDVFESKRVSNRKWQSTPRVTTGPAPFSSVPNAAAVAMAATLTQQQQPTPGTQAPLGAGYGNPFALAVGTSLGSSTLGGFGGGPGFGGVGTGGSSFAFSSTSKPTGGSLSAGFGSSSSTGFNFSSNPGINPSAGLTFGVSNPAAAGFGAAPLLQLKKPPAGNKRGKR
- the nup58 gene encoding nucleoporin p58/p45 isoform X2, which gives rise to MSGFNFGSGTLGSTNTGGGFAFGAATSAPVANAGGFSIGTALGTAAASLATSTSTTPSLGLGGSLFAQKPTGGFSFNTPASSAAAPTAGLTLGAPSTTAASTGFSLAFNKPTASATPFSLTTTSISSSAPAGAGLSFGSVLTSMAPQQPASAGFSLGLGGTTTTTAATSTGPSLGGSLFANTLSAGLGQTTLGLGGGLTLGSLLAASTAVSAAPAPSIGLGGVDFSTSSESKSDTSSGANAQDSKALKDENLPPVICQDVENFQKFVKDQKQVQEDISRMSSKAISKVQDDIKSLKQLLSVSASGLQRQALAIDKLKLETAQELKNADIALRTQKTPPGLQHENTAPSDYFRGLVEQFEVQLQQYRQQIEELENHLTTQSSGTHITPQDLTLAMQKLYQTFVALAAQLQSVNENVKILKHQYLSYRRSFLEDSTDVFESKRVSNRKWQSTPRVTTGPAPFSSVPNAAAVAMAATLTQQQQPTPGFGGGPGFGGVGTGGSSFAFSSTSKPTGGSLSAGFGSSSSTGFNFSSNPGINPSAGLTFGVSNPAAAGFGAAPLLQLKKPPAGNKRGKR